From a single Apium graveolens cultivar Ventura chromosome 2, ASM990537v1, whole genome shotgun sequence genomic region:
- the LOC141697459 gene encoding uncharacterized protein LOC141697459: MSPLSWCIMGDFNDLMHASDKKDLSGGKFIWEKSRGYEAWVPERLDMTFGSVSWWSKFLLCQLKVIHVVSSDHDPIFLDLLKVDVSRKNFRFQFENIWLKEPGFVAEVKEVWSNISPVHLIPKLMEVTAYMAKWGQVFFHKFKEKIKEQKSILDILMNMTDEASIKEYLTVKENLNNLFYQEEAYWKQRAKLFWSTEGDGKTRFFHSSASSRKKSNHHYTKNNVM, encoded by the exons ATGTCGCCTTTATCTTGGTGCATCATGGGAGATTTCAACGATCTCATGCATGCATCCGACAAAAAAG ATCTTAGTGGTGGTAAATTCATTTGGGAAAAGAGCAGAGGGTATGAAGCTTGGGTACCTGAAAGACTTGACATGACGTTTGGTTCTGTGAGCTGGTGGTCTAAATTCCTGCTATGCCAATTAAAAGTTATTCATGTCGTGAGCTCAGATCACGATCCGATTTTTCTAGACCTGTTGAAAGTGGATGTCTCCAGGAAGAATTTTAGATTTCAATTTGAGAACATATGGTTAAAGGAGCCTGGTTTCGTTGCAGAGGTTAAAGAGGTGTGGAGTAACATATCTCCTGTTCATCTTATACCCAAGTTAATGGAGGTAACTGCATACATGGCTAAATGGGGTCAAGTTTTCTTCCACAAGTTCAAGGAGAAAATTAAAGAGCAAAAGAGCATCTTAGACATATTAATGAACATGACTGATGAGGCTAGTATTAAAGAGTATCTAACTGTAAAAGAGAACCTCAATAATCTGTTTTATCAAGAGGAAGCATACTGGAAACAAAGGGCCAAGTTGTTTTGGTCAACTGAGGGTGACGGGAAGACAAGGTTTTTTCACTCCAGTGCTTCATCTAGGAAAAAATCGAATCATCACTACACCAAAAACAACGTTATGTGA